From the genome of Geobacter sp. SVR, one region includes:
- a CDS encoding c-type cytochrome, which produces MSEQHDYDGIRYREEQRSPAVFRVLFVVLVLWGAAFIGYYLFSGWSSQAEAEADRTAREARKKGAAASPDNKAAQGKQLYAANCAACHGETAKGSVGPDLTAAAYKYGKSKTEISRSIGEGRPGGMPGFGSQLDKEQIEALAEYLLSLK; this is translated from the coding sequence ATGTCCGAACAGCACGATTATGATGGCATCAGGTATAGGGAGGAACAGCGTTCGCCCGCGGTATTCCGGGTGCTTTTCGTTGTCCTGGTACTGTGGGGAGCTGCCTTCATCGGGTATTACCTTTTCAGCGGGTGGAGTTCCCAGGCCGAGGCCGAAGCCGATCGTACTGCCCGTGAAGCGCGCAAAAAAGGGGCAGCCGCCAGCCCGGACAACAAAGCTGCTCAGGGAAAACAGCTGTACGCAGCCAACTGCGCCGCGTGCCACGGAGAAACTGCCAAGGGGAGCGTGGGGCCCGATCTGACCGCGGCTGCCTACAAATATGGAAAATCAAAAACAGAGATCTCCCGTTCGATCGGCGAAGGGCGCCCCGGTGGCATGCCCGGTTTCGGCAGCCAACTCGATAAGGAGCAGATTGAAGCCCTGGCTGAATATCTGTTGTCTCTGAAATAA
- a CDS encoding NAD(P)-binding domain-containing protein — translation MSTIYDVLIIGGGPAGLATAYLCHKNGLSYLVLESGKAAFQGIANTYPEGKLVYASKPKDAPEPFLVEELRPPDKPVTVESYLQYVQHFVQHENLNIQTEAVFEEIKDGRDGLTVHTSKGNFKGKKVVLAFGSSIPRELSVYGDAKMVAKNVEDASKYIGIKTLVIGGGNTAADVITGILKAKREVNDTQPVYWAHKAETFDVNKETAQRLGEEILLGGNIRLLPGAMPRIGEVDEEGVDRLVIRINEFKQADGIDLYHAMSFPMQNVIACIGSQGPMPIFDKIGIQMIACTAGVCKIAKEGERLALLTSEFESTRKGVYVIGGAISPSYMKISEGAITEERHPNLIYTAINDAYHVVEAIRKKLSK, via the coding sequence ATGAGCACTATCTATGATGTTTTGATCATTGGTGGCGGTCCGGCAGGGCTTGCCACTGCGTATCTCTGCCACAAAAATGGCCTGTCCTATCTGGTGCTGGAGTCGGGCAAGGCGGCTTTCCAGGGTATAGCCAATACGTATCCCGAAGGAAAGCTGGTGTATGCCTCCAAACCCAAGGACGCTCCGGAGCCCTTTCTGGTCGAGGAGTTGAGACCGCCTGACAAACCTGTTACGGTTGAAAGCTACCTGCAGTACGTGCAGCATTTTGTCCAGCACGAGAACCTGAATATACAGACCGAAGCGGTATTCGAGGAGATCAAGGATGGGCGGGACGGATTGACCGTTCATACTTCCAAGGGCAACTTCAAGGGTAAGAAGGTTGTGCTGGCATTCGGCAGCAGTATTCCCCGGGAACTTTCGGTATATGGGGATGCCAAGATGGTTGCCAAAAATGTCGAAGATGCCAGCAAATATATCGGCATCAAGACCCTGGTGATCGGCGGGGGCAACACGGCTGCCGACGTGATAACCGGCATTCTCAAAGCCAAACGCGAGGTCAATGATACCCAGCCCGTATACTGGGCTCACAAGGCCGAAACCTTCGACGTCAACAAGGAAACAGCCCAGCGCCTGGGTGAAGAGATCCTGCTGGGGGGCAACATCCGCCTGCTGCCCGGGGCCATGCCTCGTATCGGCGAAGTCGACGAAGAGGGGGTCGACCGGCTGGTGATCCGGATCAACGAGTTCAAGCAGGCCGACGGCATTGATCTCTACCATGCCATGAGCTTTCCGATGCAGAACGTCATTGCCTGTATCGGCTCCCAAGGGCCGATGCCGATCTTTGACAAGATCGGCATCCAGATGATCGCCTGCACCGCCGGGGTGTGCAAAATCGCCAAGGAAGGGGAGCGCCTGGCGCTTCTGACCTCCGAATTCGAGTCGACCCGCAAGGGAGTGTACGTAATCGGGGGGGCCATATCCCCTTCGTACATGAAAATCAGCGAAGGAGCCATCACCGAAGAGCGGCATCCCAACCTGATCTACACCGCCATTAACGATGCCTATCATGTGGTGGAGGCCATCAGAAAGAAACTGAGCAAGTAA
- a CDS encoding methyltransferase — translation MDQKAWTPADLLQLSGGYWSICALHTGVKLDLFTRLTDRPLGAAELAGQLEVDARGLGMLLDALSAMALLEKRGGSYGASPSAAEYLSRSSSKYLGHIIMHHHHLMDGWLHLDQAVRKGGAVRESVSRCGDESYRESFLMGMFNLAMQLAPLVVKAVDLGGRRRLLDLGGGPGTYAIHFCLQNPALTAVVYDLPSTRRFAEETIARFGLGERIAFNDGDFINSGIEGRYDVAWLSHILHGESPDSCAVILRKAISALEPGGIILVQEFILEDTKDGPLFPALFSLNMLLGTPAGQAYSQAELLDMLAAAGAVDLRRLPVDLPNGAGIIAGSVPAA, via the coding sequence ATGGACCAGAAGGCCTGGACACCTGCAGATCTGTTGCAACTTTCAGGGGGATACTGGAGCATCTGCGCTCTCCACACCGGTGTGAAACTGGATCTCTTTACCAGACTGACGGATCGTCCCCTTGGTGCCGCCGAACTGGCAGGCCAGCTCGAAGTCGATGCGCGCGGACTGGGGATGCTGCTCGATGCGCTGTCTGCCATGGCCCTGCTGGAGAAGAGGGGAGGCTCCTATGGTGCGTCACCTTCTGCCGCCGAGTACCTCAGCCGTTCCTCCTCCAAGTACCTGGGCCATATCATCATGCATCACCACCACCTGATGGATGGCTGGCTGCATCTCGATCAGGCCGTGAGAAAAGGGGGGGCTGTTCGGGAGAGCGTATCGCGTTGCGGAGACGAGAGCTACCGCGAGAGTTTCCTGATGGGCATGTTCAATCTGGCCATGCAGCTGGCTCCCCTGGTGGTGAAAGCAGTCGATCTCGGCGGACGGCGGCGCCTGCTGGATCTGGGGGGAGGTCCCGGGACCTACGCCATCCATTTTTGCCTGCAGAATCCCGCCCTGACGGCAGTTGTCTATGATCTCCCCTCAACCCGCAGGTTCGCCGAAGAGACCATTGCCCGTTTCGGGCTTGGCGAGCGGATCGCCTTCAACGACGGTGACTTCATCAACAGCGGCATCGAAGGACGCTACGACGTGGCCTGGCTGTCGCATATCCTGCACGGGGAAAGCCCTGACAGCTGTGCCGTGATACTGAGGAAGGCGATTTCGGCCTTGGAACCGGGGGGCATCATCCTGGTGCAGGAATTCATCCTCGAAGATACCAAGGATGGCCCCCTGTTCCCTGCGCTTTTCTCACTGAACATGCTGCTGGGGACACCTGCCGGGCAGGCCTATTCCCAGGCAGAGCTGCTGGACATGCTGGCCGCGGCCGGTGCCGTCGACCTCCGCCGGTTGCCGGTCGACTTGCCGAACGGTGCCGGGATCATCGCCGGCAGCGTACCGGCAGCCTGA
- the htpG gene encoding molecular chaperone HtpG has translation MSKTTKQFQTEVQQLLDLVIHSLYSNRDIFLRELISNASDAIDKIRFESHSNENLLEGNSDWKIKLIPDKDAGTLTIRDNGIGMGMAEVEENIGTIARSGTKAFMQALKDKSAGDSPELIGQFGVGFYASFMVADRVVLETRKPGAPEAGCRWESIGDGSYTVEEITKEQRGTEITLHLKEEFKEYLDEWKIRSIVKKYSDYIQYPVVMDITRSETPKGVDGKEIEGAGTIEKTEEQTLNSMKAIWTRPKSEVTEEEYQEFYKHISHDFENPFSTIHFSAEGISEFKALLYLPAKKPFDLFMSDRKKGLQLYVKRVFITDHCEELIPDYLRFVKGVVDSSDLPLNVSREILQEDVQIKRIQKNLVGKVLSTLAESKEKSFNDYVTFWKEFGPVLKEGLHFDYANKEKLQELVLFESTATEAGAYTSLKEYAERMPASQQEIYYITGDNRAALETSPHLEVFKAKGYEVLFMTDPVDEWVVQSLQEYKEKKLKAVDRGDLDLDSEEEKKEKEAKQEEARKEYGDLLSFIKGQLESSLKDVRLSKRLTDSACCLVADEYGMNANMERILKAMNQPVPESKRVLELNPNHPIIRVMADIFKGNQQDSRLNDYAELLYDQALLTEGSPIKDPLRFTRLVSDLMVKAAR, from the coding sequence ATGTCCAAGACCACCAAACAGTTCCAGACCGAGGTTCAACAGCTTCTCGATCTTGTGATCCACTCGCTCTATTCCAATCGCGACATCTTTCTGCGTGAGCTGATCTCCAATGCTTCCGACGCCATCGACAAGATCCGCTTCGAATCGCATTCGAACGAAAACCTGCTGGAGGGCAACAGCGACTGGAAGATCAAGCTGATCCCGGACAAGGACGCCGGCACCCTCACCATCCGTGACAACGGCATCGGCATGGGCATGGCCGAGGTGGAGGAAAATATCGGCACCATCGCCCGCTCCGGCACCAAGGCCTTCATGCAGGCGCTCAAGGACAAGTCCGCCGGCGACAGCCCGGAACTGATCGGCCAGTTCGGCGTAGGCTTCTATGCCTCCTTCATGGTGGCCGACCGGGTGGTGCTGGAAACCCGCAAGCCGGGGGCACCCGAGGCAGGCTGCCGCTGGGAATCGATCGGCGACGGCAGCTATACTGTCGAGGAAATCACGAAAGAGCAGCGCGGCACCGAGATCACGCTTCATCTGAAAGAGGAGTTCAAGGAGTATCTCGATGAGTGGAAGATCCGTTCCATCGTCAAAAAATACTCCGACTACATCCAGTATCCGGTCGTGATGGACATCACCCGCAGCGAGACCCCCAAAGGTGTGGACGGGAAGGAGATCGAAGGCGCCGGAACCATCGAAAAGACCGAGGAACAGACCCTCAACTCCATGAAGGCGATCTGGACCAGGCCGAAGAGCGAGGTTACCGAAGAAGAATACCAGGAATTCTACAAACATATCTCTCATGATTTCGAGAATCCCTTTAGCACGATCCACTTCTCGGCCGAGGGAATCAGCGAATTCAAGGCCCTGCTCTACCTGCCTGCCAAGAAGCCGTTCGACCTGTTCATGTCGGACCGTAAAAAGGGGCTGCAGCTCTATGTCAAACGGGTCTTCATCACCGACCACTGCGAAGAGCTGATTCCCGACTACCTGCGTTTCGTGAAGGGTGTGGTCGATTCCAGCGACCTGCCGCTGAACGTCTCCCGCGAAATCCTTCAGGAGGATGTGCAGATCAAGCGCATCCAGAAAAACCTGGTCGGCAAGGTGCTCTCGACGCTGGCTGAATCCAAGGAAAAGAGCTTTAACGACTATGTGACCTTCTGGAAGGAGTTCGGGCCGGTTCTCAAGGAAGGGCTGCATTTCGATTATGCCAACAAGGAGAAACTGCAGGAACTGGTGCTGTTCGAGAGCACTGCCACCGAGGCGGGCGCCTACACCTCGCTGAAGGAGTATGCCGAGCGCATGCCGGCGTCCCAGCAGGAGATCTACTATATCACCGGCGACAATCGGGCTGCGCTCGAAACCTCACCGCACCTGGAGGTTTTCAAGGCCAAGGGATACGAAGTACTGTTCATGACCGATCCGGTGGACGAATGGGTCGTTCAGAGCCTGCAGGAATACAAGGAGAAGAAGCTCAAGGCGGTTGACCGGGGCGACCTGGATCTGGACAGCGAAGAGGAAAAAAAGGAAAAGGAGGCCAAACAGGAGGAAGCCCGCAAGGAATACGGCGACCTGCTCTCGTTCATCAAAGGGCAGCTGGAAAGCAGCCTCAAGGACGTGCGGCTCTCCAAGCGTCTGACCGACAGCGCCTGCTGCCTGGTGGCCGATGAATACGGCATGAACGCCAACATGGAGCGCATTCTCAAGGCCATGAACCAGCCGGTGCCCGAGTCGAAGCGCGTACTTGAGCTGAACCCGAATCACCCGATCATACGGGTCATGGCGGATATCTTCAAGGGCAACCAGCAGGACAGCCGTCTGAATGACTATGCCGAACTGCTCTATGACCAGGCCCTGTTGACCGAAGGGTCCCCCATCAAAGACCCGCTGCGCTTCACACGCCTGGTAAGCGACCTGATGGTCAAGGCCGCCCGATAG
- a CDS encoding response regulator has protein sequence MDIRKHLGDLLVEAGIITPVTLGRALERQKNIGGRLGEILEEMGVINQEELIQSLSRQFGFKKVARIVSHHFSKTLLDLVPAEIALMKLAFPLKLAENVLYLAVNDPFDLETMDLLSKRNNLKIVPVLATRDDLMAAISFYYRKTGSDADPRRKILVVDDDEKDAQIIELALLTEGFNIKSTSDPLKAFNLAVEFEPDLVICDSIMPRLDGFGVLRTLKADFRTEQLPVIMLTSLATGEDEKKAVESDCIDFIPKPLKPMRIVSRVKRAFRFITCMKEYGVAY, from the coding sequence ATGGACATCAGGAAACATCTGGGAGACCTGTTGGTCGAGGCCGGCATCATTACGCCGGTTACCCTTGGACGGGCTCTGGAGCGCCAGAAGAACATCGGCGGTAGACTGGGTGAGATCCTGGAAGAGATGGGGGTCATAAACCAGGAGGAGTTGATCCAGTCGCTTTCCCGCCAGTTCGGGTTCAAAAAGGTTGCCAGGATTGTCAGTCACCACTTCAGCAAGACCCTGCTTGATCTCGTTCCCGCCGAAATTGCGCTCATGAAACTTGCATTCCCGCTCAAGCTGGCGGAAAACGTCCTGTACCTGGCGGTAAACGACCCGTTCGACCTGGAGACTATGGACCTTCTGTCCAAGAGGAACAACCTGAAGATCGTCCCGGTACTGGCAACCCGTGACGACCTGATGGCTGCCATTTCCTTTTACTACCGAAAAACAGGCTCTGATGCGGATCCGCGCCGCAAGATCCTCGTGGTGGACGACGATGAGAAAGATGCCCAGATCATCGAACTGGCGCTCCTGACCGAAGGCTTCAACATCAAGTCCACCAGCGATCCGCTCAAGGCATTCAACCTGGCGGTGGAGTTCGAACCGGATCTGGTGATCTGCGATTCCATCATGCCCCGCCTGGATGGCTTCGGAGTCCTGAGAACACTCAAAGCCGATTTCCGGACCGAGCAGCTGCCGGTGATCATGCTGACCTCGCTGGCCACCGGCGAGGACGAGAAAAAGGCAGTGGAATCGGACTGCATCGATTTCATTCCCAAACCCCTGAAACCGATGCGGATCGTATCACGGGTAAAAAGGGCTTTCCGATTCATCACCTGCATGAAGGAGTACGGTGTCGCCTATTGA
- a CDS encoding YtxH domain-containing protein: protein MRDKNCKMAAAAFLMVAGGIIGAGLALVLAPQSGERTRRDLARAARKVRRKTDQTADELAENINELVDSIGNKADDLVGKGKDVAGTARKELIRLIEEGASRLEKFRTKLSRM from the coding sequence ATGAGAGATAAAAACTGCAAAATGGCTGCGGCAGCTTTTCTGATGGTGGCAGGGGGGATAATCGGAGCGGGTCTGGCTCTTGTGCTGGCACCGCAATCCGGCGAGCGCACCCGTCGCGACTTGGCCCGTGCTGCCCGCAAGGTCAGGCGCAAGACGGATCAAACGGCGGACGAGCTGGCTGAAAACATCAACGAACTGGTGGATTCCATCGGTAATAAGGCCGATGATCTGGTGGGAAAAGGGAAAGATGTCGCCGGTACGGCGCGCAAGGAGCTGATCAGGTTGATCGAGGAGGGGGCATCGCGGCTGGAGAAGTTCCGCACCAAGCTGAGCAGGATGTGA
- a CDS encoding YkgJ family cysteine cluster protein, with product MQEILERYGMLLQEVDNWLATCLATQGGSIACRSGCSACCRGLFDITILDALYLKAGFDRLPPDRQSSIRLKAKARLDAIQAGWPAFSPPWVLNTLPEPEWDLIMPDDDETPCVMLSEEGQCLVYAHRPMTCRLNGIPLIDVSGEELFDEWCTLNFTDIDPRTLEELRHPFRELFAQELLLFRELTKRLLGRPVNELDTVIPAAAFLESNMLSRLSGDLPADKDQ from the coding sequence GTGCAGGAAATTCTGGAACGTTACGGGATGTTGCTGCAGGAGGTGGACAACTGGCTGGCCACCTGCCTGGCAACACAGGGAGGGTCGATCGCCTGTCGGAGCGGATGTTCCGCCTGCTGCCGCGGGCTTTTCGACATTACCATACTGGATGCACTGTATCTGAAAGCCGGCTTCGACCGTCTGCCTCCTGACCGGCAGAGCAGCATCAGGCTGAAGGCGAAGGCGCGTCTGGATGCCATCCAGGCCGGGTGGCCCGCTTTCAGTCCGCCCTGGGTGTTGAACACCCTGCCGGAGCCGGAATGGGACCTGATCATGCCGGATGACGACGAAACTCCGTGTGTGATGCTGTCGGAAGAGGGGCAATGTCTTGTCTATGCCCACCGCCCCATGACCTGCCGTCTCAACGGCATCCCTTTGATCGACGTCAGTGGTGAAGAGCTGTTCGATGAATGGTGCACGCTCAATTTTACCGATATCGATCCGCGTACGCTGGAGGAATTGCGTCATCCGTTCAGGGAACTCTTTGCCCAGGAACTGCTGCTGTTTCGCGAGTTGACCAAGCGATTGCTGGGCAGGCCGGTCAATGAACTGGACACCGTCATTCCCGCCGCAGCTTTCCTCGAATCCAACATGCTGAGCAGGCTGAGCGGCGACCTGCCTGCGGACAAGGATCAATAG
- a CDS encoding CcoQ/FixQ family Cbb3-type cytochrome c oxidase assembly chaperone, whose protein sequence is MAGVGLLSITAFLLAVLLVIVVMSLRKESKKRLEAPKYRMLEEE, encoded by the coding sequence ATGGCCGGGGTCGGGCTGCTTTCCATCACTGCTTTTTTGCTGGCTGTCTTGCTGGTGATTGTTGTGATGTCGCTGCGGAAGGAAAGCAAAAAACGTCTGGAAGCCCCGAAGTACCGCATGCTCGAAGAGGAATAA
- a CDS encoding cbb3-type cytochrome c oxidase subunit II — translation MLEKNPVVFIILAFAVIMVGTIVTMIAPFKWINGPGDSIAEVKAYTPLQQEGRDIYMREGCNNCHSQTVRTLASDVERYGNGAGYSRSGEFAYDRPFLWGSRRTGPDLARIGLKYPDAKGAWHRKHMENPQSVVPASNMPAYAHLNVPLDTTYSERKMKLLGFPYTQADLDELKGKTEMDAIVAYMRKLGTDVPVKTKTAAAAATGENPYRELKPIEAEAKSLYARECSACHGEKMEGVVGPKLKGIRLGDPELFAVIANGRTDKGMPGFQGTLGEQQVWKLVTLIRQGRD, via the coding sequence ATGCTGGAAAAGAACCCTGTTGTCTTCATCATACTGGCTTTTGCCGTGATCATGGTCGGCACGATCGTCACCATGATCGCCCCCTTCAAGTGGATCAACGGCCCCGGTGACAGCATCGCCGAGGTCAAGGCCTACACTCCGCTACAGCAGGAGGGGCGCGATATCTACATGAGGGAAGGGTGCAACAATTGCCATTCCCAGACTGTCCGCACGCTGGCCTCCGATGTGGAGCGGTACGGAAACGGCGCCGGTTATTCCCGGTCAGGGGAATTCGCTTACGACCGGCCCTTCCTGTGGGGATCGCGCCGCACCGGGCCGGACCTGGCGCGCATCGGGCTCAAGTACCCCGATGCCAAGGGGGCCTGGCACCGCAAACATATGGAGAACCCCCAGTCAGTGGTGCCGGCCTCCAATATGCCTGCGTATGCCCATTTGAACGTGCCGCTCGACACCACCTATTCCGAACGGAAGATGAAGCTGCTGGGATTTCCCTACACCCAGGCGGATCTGGACGAACTCAAAGGCAAGACCGAGATGGATGCCATTGTCGCTTACATGCGTAAACTCGGTACGGACGTGCCGGTCAAGACCAAGACGGCTGCTGCCGCGGCGACCGGCGAAAACCCGTACCGCGAGCTGAAACCGATCGAGGCTGAGGCGAAAAGTCTCTATGCCAGGGAGTGTTCGGCCTGCCACGGTGAGAAGATGGAGGGGGTAGTAGGACCGAAATTGAAGGGAATTCGCCTGGGCGATCCCGAGTTGTTTGCAGTCATTGCCAACGGCAGAACCGACAAGGGCATGCCGGGCTTTCAAGGAACGCTGGGCGAGCAGCAGGTCTGGAAACTGGTTACCCTGATCCGGCAGGGACGCGACTGA
- a CDS encoding cbb3-type cytochrome c oxidase subunit I: MEVKPRYVDNPVTGFITWSIVWGVVAVLVGVLISLQLIWPQLNVPPYLTYGRLRPIHTNAGIFGWGIGSFIALFFYITQRLTRTPLWSPKLARFTLWLFNIGIASAAVTLAMGMNRTKEYAELEWPLAIVVAIIWVLFSVNVFMTIYKRKEEQMYISLWYIMATLVGVTVLYVINNLGMPLNLFKSYSAFAGTNDANVQWWYGHNAVAMVLTTPPLAIFYYFLPKVTGNPIYSHRMGIIAFWSLIFMYLWTGAHHLLWTPVPDWIQTLAMAFSIMLIAPSWGAVFNGYLTMNGQWQQLKDNYLVKFLIAGITFYGLQTLQGPMQSVRSFSAFIHYTDWVPGHVHMGALGWVSMVLFAAIYYVVTRVNETEIYSEKLVSVHFWLVLAGQLGFSITMWIAGVQQGSMLLATNPDGTLHYSFMETLIATYPYYKMRSLSGLIYLAGLAVFVYNICMTARKGARAALPASTTESGISTVSSS, encoded by the coding sequence ATGGAAGTTAAGCCGCGGTACGTCGACAACCCGGTGACGGGCTTCATTACCTGGAGTATCGTCTGGGGAGTTGTGGCTGTCCTGGTCGGTGTCCTGATTTCGCTGCAATTGATTTGGCCGCAGCTCAACGTCCCCCCCTATCTGACCTATGGACGTCTGCGCCCGATCCACACCAATGCCGGCATCTTCGGCTGGGGCATCGGCAGCTTCATCGCCCTGTTCTTCTACATCACCCAGCGCCTGACCCGCACTCCGTTATGGAGCCCCAAACTGGCCAGATTCACGCTCTGGCTGTTCAATATCGGCATCGCCTCCGCCGCGGTGACCCTGGCCATGGGCATGAACCGGACCAAGGAATACGCCGAGTTGGAATGGCCTCTGGCGATCGTGGTGGCCATCATCTGGGTGCTCTTTTCGGTCAATGTGTTCATGACCATCTACAAGCGCAAGGAAGAGCAGATGTACATCTCGCTCTGGTACATCATGGCCACGCTGGTCGGTGTTACGGTGCTGTACGTGATCAACAACCTGGGGATGCCGCTCAATCTGTTCAAATCCTACTCGGCCTTTGCCGGCACCAATGATGCCAACGTGCAGTGGTGGTACGGCCATAATGCCGTGGCCATGGTGCTGACCACTCCCCCACTGGCGATCTTCTACTACTTTCTGCCCAAGGTCACCGGCAATCCCATTTACAGCCACCGCATGGGCATTATCGCCTTCTGGAGCCTGATCTTCATGTATCTCTGGACCGGTGCCCACCATCTGCTCTGGACCCCGGTACCCGACTGGATCCAGACCCTGGCAATGGCTTTTTCGATCATGCTGATCGCCCCTTCCTGGGGAGCGGTTTTCAATGGCTACCTGACCATGAACGGGCAATGGCAGCAATTGAAGGACAACTACCTGGTCAAGTTCCTGATTGCCGGCATCACCTTCTACGGTTTGCAGACCCTCCAGGGCCCCATGCAGTCGGTTCGAAGCTTCTCCGCCTTCATCCACTACACGGACTGGGTGCCGGGCCATGTCCATATGGGGGCGCTGGGCTGGGTTTCCATGGTGTTGTTCGCAGCCATCTATTACGTGGTCACCAGGGTGAACGAAACGGAGATCTACAGCGAGAAACTGGTCAGCGTGCATTTCTGGCTCGTCTTGGCCGGACAGCTGGGATTCTCCATAACCATGTGGATCGCCGGCGTGCAGCAGGGAAGCATGTTGCTGGCAACCAACCCCGATGGCACGCTGCACTACAGTTTCATGGAGACGTTGATTGCAACCTATCCCTACTACAAGATGCGCTCTCTGAGCGGCTTGATCTACCTGGCGGGTCTGGCAGTATTCGTTTACAACATCTGCATGACTGCCAGGAAGGGCGCACGGGCCGCCTTACCGGCTTCAACCACTGAATCGGGCATCAGCACCGTTTCTTCATCCTGA
- a CDS encoding chemotaxis protein CheX — MDIISFEEIMFTIMSATQDTFKSYMNIDLLAGKVERRVDPVDSDVTGIVGVAGGRVGYIIVATDKKSAQLVAKELLMVDEADDECIRDAVGELANNVAGAFKTKYHEHYGNVALGFPLVISGQLRTISEPPDPDEGASINVQCKGVTIPFTTANGSVTLKVMVYM, encoded by the coding sequence ATGGATATCATATCGTTCGAAGAAATCATGTTTACCATCATGTCTGCAACCCAGGACACCTTCAAAAGCTACATGAACATCGATCTGTTGGCCGGAAAGGTCGAGCGGCGCGTTGATCCGGTTGATTCCGACGTGACCGGGATCGTCGGAGTGGCGGGTGGCCGCGTCGGGTACATTATCGTAGCCACGGACAAGAAAAGCGCACAACTCGTTGCCAAGGAACTGCTGATGGTGGACGAGGCCGACGACGAGTGCATCCGGGATGCGGTAGGGGAACTGGCCAACAACGTGGCCGGGGCCTTCAAGACCAAGTACCACGAACATTACGGCAACGTGGCCTTGGGTTTTCCCTTGGTCATCTCCGGTCAGCTGCGCACCATTTCAGAACCTCCTGACCCCGACGAGGGGGCCAGCATCAACGTGCAGTGCAAGGGGGTTACCATTCCCTTTACCACTGCCAATGGCAGCGTTACGCTGAAAGTCATGGTGTACATGTAG